The DNA sequence GTGTCAGCTCCGCCTCGCCGATGCCGCGGGCATCCATACAGCTTCCACACACGCCTATCCCGCCACCACGCCCGGCACCGGCCCGCAGCATCCGCTCCAGGTTGTAGTAGCCGCCCGGAACCTGCTGCCCCGACTTGGCGCACGAGGCGGCGTCGCCCATCAGGAAGATGCGCACCTCGTGGCCTTCCCGCTTTGACAGCGAGCCG is a window from the Gemmatimonadota bacterium genome containing:
- a CDS encoding DsrE family protein: MKVLFILNDPPYGSERSYNALRLAGSLSKREGHEVRIFLMGDAASCAKSGQQVPGGYYNLERMLRAGAGRGGGIGVCGSCMDARGIGEAELTLGAHRSSLEELTEWMEWADRVLVF